Proteins encoded by one window of Nocardia goodfellowii:
- a CDS encoding 5-oxoprolinase/urea amidolyase family protein: MTAEVVRPGLLTTVQDWPGRVGYWHIGVPPSGPMDDLSFRLGNRVLGNAEGAGGLECTLGGPALRFTEPAWICVTGAPAEATIDGVPVQLWRAVEVPAGGVLDIGAIRGPGMRTYVLIAGGIQLPEYLGSIATFTLGKFGGDHGGALRAGDVLPLGAPRARIAAAVPMDDQPVLTTRWELAVTEGPHGAPEFFTRADFDTITGTDYEVHFNSDRTGVRLIGPKPEWARTDGGEAGLHPSNIHDNAYSIGALDFTGDTPILLGPDGPSLGGFVCPVTVVAADKWKLGQLAPGDKVRFVPIRSANAASIRELGARRRANLPLVLTTGGDGDDGVLRRADVDDEIGVTYRRQGDDGVLVEYGQLTLDLALRARVHALYQHLLAAAVRGIVEMVPGIRSLQVRVDPHVLPIPRLLALLAEAEQHLPAADELVVPSRTVHLPLSWDDPSTREAITRYMHGVRADAPWCPWNIEFIRRMNGLATVADVHRIVFDAEYLVLGLGDVYLGAPVATPTDPRHRLVTTKYNPARTWTPENAVGIGGAYLCVYGMEGPGGYQFVGRTTQVWNHAWQPGTAAENPWLLRYFDRIRWYPVEPDELLDKRADFAAGNVEVKTEDGEFRLADYRAFLADNAASIDRFRAVQAEAFTAERNSWQAAGELT; encoded by the coding sequence ATGACGGCCGAGGTGGTGCGGCCCGGCCTGCTCACCACGGTTCAGGATTGGCCTGGGCGGGTCGGTTACTGGCATATCGGGGTACCGCCGTCGGGGCCGATGGACGACCTGTCGTTCCGGCTCGGCAATCGGGTGCTCGGAAACGCCGAGGGCGCGGGCGGATTGGAGTGCACACTCGGGGGCCCCGCACTACGGTTCACCGAACCGGCCTGGATCTGTGTGACCGGCGCACCGGCCGAGGCCACGATCGACGGTGTGCCCGTGCAGCTCTGGCGCGCCGTCGAAGTCCCGGCGGGCGGCGTGCTCGATATCGGCGCGATTCGCGGACCGGGAATGCGAACCTACGTGCTGATCGCCGGCGGGATCCAGCTGCCCGAATATCTGGGCAGTATCGCCACATTCACCCTCGGCAAGTTCGGTGGCGACCACGGCGGCGCGCTGCGTGCGGGTGACGTTCTCCCGCTCGGCGCGCCACGGGCGCGGATCGCCGCGGCGGTGCCGATGGACGACCAGCCGGTGCTGACGACACGGTGGGAACTGGCGGTCACCGAGGGCCCGCACGGGGCGCCGGAATTCTTCACCCGCGCCGACTTCGACACCATCACCGGCACCGATTACGAAGTGCACTTCAACTCCGACCGTACCGGCGTCCGCTTGATCGGCCCGAAACCCGAGTGGGCGCGCACCGACGGTGGTGAGGCCGGGCTGCATCCGTCGAATATCCACGACAACGCGTATTCGATCGGCGCGCTGGACTTCACCGGCGACACACCCATCCTGCTCGGGCCGGACGGCCCGAGTCTCGGCGGTTTCGTCTGCCCGGTAACCGTTGTCGCGGCGGACAAGTGGAAGCTGGGTCAACTCGCCCCCGGCGACAAGGTGCGGTTCGTGCCGATCCGCAGCGCGAACGCCGCCTCGATCCGGGAATTGGGTGCACGCAGGCGGGCGAATCTGCCGCTGGTGCTGACCACGGGCGGTGACGGGGACGACGGTGTGCTGCGCCGCGCCGACGTCGACGACGAGATCGGGGTCACCTATCGCCGGCAGGGCGACGACGGTGTGCTGGTGGAATACGGTCAGCTGACACTGGATCTCGCGCTGCGGGCGCGGGTGCACGCCCTGTACCAGCATCTGCTCGCGGCGGCGGTGCGCGGCATCGTCGAAATGGTGCCGGGTATCCGGTCCTTGCAGGTGCGGGTGGACCCGCACGTTCTTCCGATCCCCCGGCTGCTGGCCCTGCTGGCCGAAGCCGAACAACACCTGCCGGCCGCCGATGAGCTCGTCGTGCCCAGCCGCACCGTACATCTGCCGCTGTCCTGGGACGATCCCTCGACCCGGGAAGCGATCACGCGTTACATGCACGGTGTCCGCGCCGACGCGCCCTGGTGTCCGTGGAACATCGAATTCATCCGTCGGATGAACGGATTGGCCACCGTGGCGGACGTCCACCGCATCGTGTTCGACGCCGAGTATCTGGTGCTGGGCCTCGGCGACGTGTATCTCGGTGCGCCCGTGGCCACACCGACCGACCCCCGCCACCGCCTGGTCACCACGAAGTACAACCCCGCCCGCACCTGGACACCGGAGAACGCGGTCGGGATCGGCGGCGCCTACCTCTGCGTCTACGGCATGGAAGGCCCCGGCGGCTACCAATTCGTCGGCCGGACAACGCAGGTGTGGAACCACGCCTGGCAGCCCGGCACCGCGGCGGAAAACCCTTGGCTGCTGCGATATTTCGATCGCATCCGCTGGTACCCCGTCGAACCGGACGAGTTGCTCGACAAGCGCGCCGATTTCGCCGCGGGCAATGTCGAGGTGAAGACCGAGGACGGGGAATTCCGTCTGGCCGACTACCGCGCGTTCCTCGCGGACAACGCGGCTTCCATCGACCGCTTTCGGGCAGTACAGGCGGAAGCCTTCACCGCCGAACGGAACTCGTGGCAGGCGGCCGGCGAGCTCACCTGA
- a CDS encoding GDSL-type esterase/lipase family protein, whose amino-acid sequence MSNWVAGFRSAVISPYEQIKLADSRAFADQTLRQVLRLAGGGEQLRVRLTNRYGREPLVVGAVRVAERKVAAEIVAETDRPVLFDGADRLVIPVGEEAVSDPVDLVVTAGTDLLLSIYLPEPTGLATFSHQPIEIAYLTTGNETAALAPSDIEEIPARFFVTGVDVRADGPVIVAFGDSWFEGVGTTLGANHRSVDYFNQRLTDGWAVNQGIAANRLLTTEVGEPGLARFDRDVLAVPGVTRVLVNFGINDLILGGMAGQPSATAAELIAGFTELAERAHAAGLTIHAATIGPYAGCVYPGLPIEESLPTRRAVNEWLRATDVFDAIFDVAAAVADPARPDFIRPEFDSGDGMHLNDAGAHAMAATIPLA is encoded by the coding sequence ATGTCCAACTGGGTTGCTGGGTTCCGGTCCGCTGTGATCAGCCCCTACGAACAGATCAAGTTGGCCGACTCGCGGGCGTTCGCCGACCAGACACTGCGCCAGGTGCTGCGCCTGGCGGGCGGCGGCGAACAATTGCGGGTGCGGCTGACCAACCGTTACGGCCGCGAGCCGCTCGTGGTCGGCGCGGTGCGAGTGGCCGAGCGAAAGGTCGCCGCGGAGATCGTGGCCGAGACCGATCGGCCGGTGCTGTTCGACGGCGCCGACCGGTTGGTCATCCCCGTGGGCGAGGAGGCGGTCTCCGATCCGGTCGACTTGGTCGTCACGGCGGGGACCGATCTACTGCTGAGCATCTACCTGCCCGAACCGACCGGGCTCGCGACCTTTTCGCATCAGCCCATCGAAATCGCTTACCTGACAACCGGAAACGAGACTGCCGCGCTCGCCCCGAGCGACATCGAGGAGATTCCGGCACGGTTCTTCGTGACCGGTGTCGATGTCCGCGCCGACGGCCCGGTGATCGTCGCCTTCGGCGATTCCTGGTTCGAAGGCGTGGGCACCACCCTCGGCGCGAATCACCGCTCGGTCGACTATTTCAACCAACGCCTCACCGACGGGTGGGCGGTGAATCAGGGCATTGCCGCGAACCGGCTGCTGACCACCGAGGTGGGCGAGCCCGGCCTGGCCCGCTTCGATCGCGACGTGCTCGCGGTCCCGGGCGTCACCCGGGTGCTGGTCAATTTCGGCATCAACGACCTGATTCTCGGCGGCATGGCCGGCCAGCCCTCCGCCACGGCGGCCGAGCTGATCGCCGGATTCACCGAGCTGGCCGAGCGCGCGCACGCGGCGGGCCTGACCATCCACGCCGCCACCATCGGGCCCTACGCCGGGTGCGTATATCCGGGTCTGCCGATCGAGGAATCCCTGCCCACCCGCCGGGCCGTCAACGAATGGCTACGCGCCACCGATGTTTTCGACGCGATCTTCGATGTGGCCGCCGCCGTCGCCGACCCCGCGCGCCCGGACTTCATCCGGCCCGAGTTCGATTCCGGTGACGGCATGCACCTCAACGACGCGGGCGCGCACGCCATGGCCGCCACCATTCCGCTCGCGTGA
- the cobM gene encoding precorrin-4 C(11)-methyltransferase, producing the protein MTVHFIGAGPGAADLLTVRAVELLRTSPVCLYAGTYLDPEVLAHCAPGTELIDTQHLDLDEIIEHLVHAHGRGMDVARLCSGDPSIYSALTEQARRLDAHDIPWDVTPGVPAYAAAAAALGTELTVPELVQSVVLTRTQARSTAMPSTEALANFAHTGATLVLHLAITRIRTLAAELVADYGPDCPVAVVYRASQPEQMILRGTLADIADQVEAAGLRQAAVIVVGRALTPALACAQSHLYDPGRNRSAAR; encoded by the coding sequence ATGACCGTGCACTTCATCGGGGCCGGGCCGGGCGCCGCGGACCTGCTGACCGTGCGAGCGGTCGAGCTGCTGCGTACCTCGCCGGTCTGCCTGTACGCGGGCACCTACCTGGATCCCGAGGTGCTCGCGCACTGCGCTCCCGGCACCGAGTTGATCGATACCCAGCACCTGGACCTCGATGAGATCATCGAGCACCTGGTGCACGCGCACGGCCGCGGCATGGACGTGGCCCGGCTCTGTTCGGGTGATCCGTCGATCTACTCCGCGCTGACCGAACAGGCCCGTCGCCTCGACGCCCATGACATCCCCTGGGATGTCACGCCCGGCGTCCCTGCCTACGCCGCCGCGGCGGCGGCGCTCGGCACCGAACTGACGGTCCCGGAACTCGTGCAGTCGGTCGTCCTGACCCGGACCCAGGCCCGCTCCACCGCGATGCCCTCGACCGAAGCGCTCGCGAACTTCGCCCACACCGGCGCGACCCTGGTTCTGCACCTGGCCATCACCCGGATCCGGACCCTCGCCGCCGAACTGGTCGCCGACTACGGCCCCGACTGCCCGGTCGCCGTCGTCTACCGCGCCAGCCAGCCGGAGCAGATGATCCTGCGCGGTACCCTCGCCGACATCGCCGATCAGGTCGAGGCGGCCGGTCTCCGCCAGGCCGCCGTCATTGTGGTGGGCCGAGCTCTGACTCCGGCCCTGGCCTGCGCCCAGTCCCATTTGTACGACCCGGGCCGGAACCGTTCCGCCGCCCGCTGA
- a CDS encoding TetR/AcrR family transcriptional regulator — protein sequence MPRPRSLTTADLATAALAVLDREGLPGLTMRAVAKELRVATMALYRYVPDRDRLEVLVVDQVLGGVDLSVPPGDWRDRLRTLLDRMRVAVSAHPAVVPLVMRHRQSALATLHLIEAMLGVLATAGFTGRDRVLAQRTVIAYLLGFLQNEHYAALSGPGTAAMAELVAADYPYLTETAAQARRLTATEEFHGGLDIVLRGLTPPSG from the coding sequence ATGCCCCGCCCCCGCTCGCTGACCACCGCCGACCTGGCTACGGCGGCCCTGGCCGTGCTCGACCGCGAAGGCCTGCCCGGCTTGACCATGCGCGCGGTCGCCAAGGAACTGCGCGTCGCCACCATGGCGCTGTATCGCTATGTCCCCGACCGGGATCGGCTCGAGGTCCTGGTGGTCGACCAGGTCCTCGGCGGCGTCGACCTGTCCGTCCCGCCCGGCGACTGGCGTGACCGGCTGCGGACGCTGCTGGACCGGATGCGCGTCGCCGTCTCCGCGCATCCGGCGGTGGTCCCGCTGGTCATGCGCCACCGGCAATCCGCCCTGGCGACCCTGCACCTCATCGAAGCCATGCTCGGGGTCCTCGCCACCGCCGGCTTCACCGGACGCGACCGAGTCCTGGCTCAGCGCACCGTGATCGCCTATCTACTCGGTTTTCTGCAGAACGAGCACTACGCGGCCCTGAGCGGCCCCGGCACCGCCGCCATGGCGGAGCTCGTGGCCGCCGACTACCCGTATCTCACCGAGACCGCTGCCCAGGCCCGCCGGCTCACCGCCACCGAGGAGTTCCACGGCGGCCTGGACATCGTGCTGCGCGGCCTCACCCCGCCGAGCGGCTAG
- a CDS encoding DUF1989 domain-containing protein, whose amino-acid sequence MTDQNTSSTAGARAHARAQAAAADFVVPTADDIGASAITWAQRIPPGGYADPVLGRGTRIRFSDPDGAACAHLLLLRADAPWERLNVADTVKVPWQAYLSTGHPLLSDQGRVLATIVADTSGHHDALCGPTSAGRNQLRLAGAKQGLTPRDIGPTVSLLRGARVESDGTLVAAGSAGPGGSVDLLLHLPVVLLVANAPHPLDERPTTALDVVAWSAPDELTVLSNPDPEYRRAVENTESAWTALTLEAHA is encoded by the coding sequence ATGACCGACCAGAACACCTCCTCGACCGCGGGTGCGCGGGCACACGCCCGCGCCCAGGCCGCGGCCGCCGACTTCGTCGTGCCCACCGCGGATGACATCGGCGCCTCGGCAATCACCTGGGCCCAGCGCATTCCGCCGGGCGGTTACGCCGATCCGGTGCTCGGTCGCGGCACCCGGATCCGGTTCAGCGATCCGGACGGTGCGGCCTGCGCGCACCTGCTGCTGCTCCGCGCCGACGCTCCGTGGGAACGACTCAATGTCGCCGACACCGTGAAAGTGCCTTGGCAGGCCTATCTTTCGACCGGACATCCACTCCTGTCGGATCAGGGCCGGGTGCTGGCGACCATCGTCGCCGACACGTCCGGCCACCACGACGCCCTGTGCGGACCGACCTCCGCCGGGCGAAACCAGCTCCGGCTGGCCGGGGCGAAGCAGGGTCTGACGCCGCGGGATATCGGGCCGACCGTGTCGCTGTTGCGTGGTGCCCGCGTCGAATCCGATGGCACGCTCGTCGCGGCGGGTAGCGCTGGACCCGGCGGCTCGGTGGATCTGCTCCTGCACCTGCCGGTAGTGCTGCTGGTCGCCAACGCGCCGCACCCACTCGACGAGCGGCCCACCACCGCTCTCGACGTCGTCGCCTGGTCGGCTCCCGACGAACTGACCGTGCTGAGCAACCCCGACCCGGAATACCGCCGTGCTGTCGAGAACACCGAATCAGCCTGGACCGCACTGACTCTGGAGGCACACGCGTGA
- a CDS encoding peroxiredoxin-like family protein gives MSLPTTVSRRALTTVTGVQVSIPDPDCLVHLQFRRFAGCPVCNLHLRSIVNRHAEITAANIREVVVFHSSAAELRKYTDDFPLDFIADPDRALYREFGVESGRRALLDPRAWPAILRGVVHTLAAVARKREIAPPSEPEGGRLGLPADFLIAPDGRVVASKHGAHADDQWSVDELCTLASGRGQR, from the coding sequence ATGTCCCTGCCCACCACCGTGTCCCGCCGCGCACTGACCACCGTCACCGGCGTACAGGTATCCATCCCCGATCCGGATTGCCTTGTGCACCTGCAGTTCCGGCGCTTCGCGGGCTGCCCGGTATGCAACCTGCACCTGCGCTCGATCGTCAACCGGCACGCGGAGATCACCGCCGCGAACATCCGTGAGGTCGTCGTATTCCATTCCAGCGCAGCGGAATTGCGCAAGTACACCGACGACTTCCCGCTCGACTTCATCGCCGACCCGGACCGGGCGCTGTATCGGGAGTTCGGCGTCGAGTCCGGTCGCCGCGCCCTGCTCGACCCCCGCGCCTGGCCCGCCATCCTCCGCGGCGTAGTGCACACCCTCGCCGCGGTCGCGCGCAAGCGGGAGATCGCGCCGCCGAGCGAACCCGAAGGCGGACGACTCGGTCTGCCCGCGGATTTTCTGATCGCACCCGACGGCCGCGTCGTGGCCTCGAAACACGGTGCACACGCCGACGATCAGTGGTCGGTGGACGAACTTTGCACGCTGGCGTCCGGCCGAGGGCAGCGCTAG
- a CDS encoding epoxide hydrolase family protein, giving the protein MSNEIKQFRIDIPQQRLDDLRARLDHVIWPAPLPGDDWDTGVPTAWLRDMVDYWRTGYDWRAEEARLNAYPQFTTEIDGQTIYFLHVRSNEPNAVPLLLTHGWPGSVVEFLDLIGPLTDPAAHGGDPADAFHVVIPALPGFGFSSPVRDNGWPMSRIAAAWAELMDRLGYERYGVQGGDIGAGVSPEVGRVAPGNVIGVHVNGNLGFPELPLPDAELAALTDLERDRVSRIETFMNEEFGYIAIQSTRPQTLAYGLVDSPVGQLAWIMDKFREWTHPRNVAPDKIIDRDRLLTNVMLYWLTGTAGSAAFVGYAQGQPWGPPQRNSGIPTAAIVFAHDVGIRRFAERENTITRWTDVDRGGHFAALEQPQLLLADVREFFRDLR; this is encoded by the coding sequence ATGAGCAACGAGATCAAGCAATTTCGTATCGACATCCCCCAGCAGCGGCTCGATGATCTGCGCGCTCGGCTCGACCACGTGATCTGGCCCGCGCCGTTGCCGGGAGACGACTGGGACACCGGCGTGCCGACCGCGTGGCTGCGCGACATGGTGGACTACTGGCGCACCGGCTACGACTGGCGCGCCGAGGAGGCCCGGCTCAACGCCTATCCGCAGTTCACCACCGAAATCGACGGGCAGACAATCTATTTCCTGCATGTCCGGTCGAACGAGCCGAACGCGGTGCCGTTGCTGCTGACCCACGGCTGGCCCGGGTCGGTGGTCGAATTCCTGGACCTCATCGGACCTTTGACCGATCCCGCGGCGCACGGGGGCGACCCGGCCGATGCGTTCCACGTGGTGATTCCCGCGCTGCCGGGCTTCGGCTTCTCCAGTCCGGTGCGCGACAACGGCTGGCCGATGAGCCGGATCGCCGCCGCCTGGGCGGAACTGATGGATCGGCTGGGCTACGAGCGCTATGGCGTCCAGGGTGGTGACATCGGGGCCGGCGTCAGCCCGGAAGTGGGCCGCGTCGCGCCCGGCAACGTGATCGGCGTGCATGTCAACGGAAACCTCGGCTTCCCCGAATTGCCGCTGCCCGACGCGGAACTGGCCGCACTCACCGACCTGGAACGCGACCGGGTCAGCCGCATCGAGACGTTCATGAACGAGGAATTCGGTTATATCGCGATCCAATCCACCCGGCCGCAGACGCTCGCCTACGGACTGGTCGACTCGCCGGTCGGGCAGCTCGCCTGGATCATGGACAAGTTCCGGGAGTGGACCCACCCGCGAAATGTGGCCCCCGACAAGATCATCGACCGCGACCGCCTGCTCACAAACGTCATGCTGTACTGGTTGACCGGCACCGCGGGCTCGGCCGCCTTCGTCGGCTACGCGCAGGGCCAGCCCTGGGGTCCGCCCCAGCGGAACTCGGGCATCCCGACCGCCGCCATCGTGTTCGCGCACGACGTCGGCATCCGCCGCTTCGCCGAACGGGAGAACACCATCACCCGCTGGACCGACGTCGACCGTGGCGGCCACTTCGCGGCGCTCGAGCAGCCGCAGCTGCTGCTCGCCGACGTGCGCGAGTTCTTCCGCGATCTGCGCTGA
- a CDS encoding PPOX class F420-dependent oxidoreductase — MASLSDPKVRDFLAHATRTGKVAFVASDGRPIVTPVWFIVEDDTIVFNTGKTTAKGKAFARDNRIALCVDLEEPPYGSVQIQGTVTLSEDPAELLRTATEIAGRYMGADRAEEFGKRNGVPGELVVRLHPTKVIAAFDATA, encoded by the coding sequence ATGGCCTCCCTCTCCGATCCGAAGGTGCGCGACTTCCTCGCGCACGCCACCCGCACCGGCAAAGTCGCCTTCGTCGCCTCCGACGGCCGCCCGATCGTGACGCCGGTGTGGTTCATCGTCGAAGACGACACCATCGTCTTCAACACCGGCAAGACGACCGCCAAGGGCAAGGCCTTCGCCCGCGACAATCGCATCGCCCTCTGTGTCGATCTGGAAGAACCGCCGTACGGTTCCGTCCAGATCCAGGGCACCGTCACGCTGTCCGAGGACCCGGCGGAACTCCTGCGCACCGCCACCGAGATCGCCGGCCGCTACATGGGCGCCGACCGCGCCGAGGAGTTCGGCAAACGTAACGGTGTTCCCGGCGAACTCGTGGTCCGTCTGCACCCGACGAAGGTCATCGCCGCCTTCGACGCGACCGCCTAG
- a CDS encoding urea amidolyase associated protein UAAP2 yields the protein MTATRTIVLDDIVPACAPWSTVVGAGEILDIIDLHGNQAVDCLLYNAAEHTDRYSAQATVTAQRNIFLTTGSVLLTDAGTALMTVIADEVGNHDTIAGACSQESNTLRYGHHTRHQHACVENFLIEAMKHGLGKRDLVSNINWFMNVPVELDGTLGIVDGLSAPGKKVTLRAETDTLVLVSNCPQINNPCNGFDPTPVRMVVSR from the coding sequence GTGACCGCCACCCGCACGATCGTCCTCGACGACATCGTCCCCGCCTGCGCACCATGGTCCACCGTCGTCGGTGCGGGCGAGATCTTGGACATCATCGACCTGCACGGCAATCAGGCCGTCGACTGCCTGCTCTACAACGCGGCCGAGCACACCGACCGCTACAGCGCGCAAGCCACCGTCACCGCGCAGCGCAATATCTTCCTCACCACCGGCAGTGTGCTGCTGACGGATGCGGGCACCGCGCTGATGACGGTGATCGCGGACGAGGTCGGCAACCACGACACCATCGCCGGTGCCTGCTCGCAGGAGTCCAATACGCTGCGCTACGGCCACCACACCCGGCACCAGCATGCCTGCGTCGAGAATTTCCTGATCGAAGCGATGAAACACGGTCTGGGCAAGCGGGATCTGGTGTCAAACATCAACTGGTTCATGAACGTGCCGGTGGAACTGGACGGCACCCTCGGCATCGTGGACGGATTGTCCGCTCCCGGAAAGAAAGTCACGTTGCGCGCGGAGACCGACACGCTCGTCCTGGTCTCCAACTGCCCGCAGATCAACAATCCCTGCAATGGTTTCGACCCCACGCCCGTGCGCATGGTGGTGTCGCGATGA
- a CDS encoding amino acid permease, with translation MATTLTPPDADSADLAGFGYQPVLHRKLGRYASFAAGFSFVSILTTIFQFFGLGYSFGGAAFFWTWPLVFAGQFLVALNFAELAAHYPISGSIYQWSRRLAGDLVGWFAGWAMIIAQIVTAAAAAIALQVVLPAVWSGFQVLGGDPALTSTSGAANAVLLGSALMVLTTLINVLGVNVMARINAIGVTIEIVGVAAVIGLFFADAERGPQVVFDTQGAAPGGYLAAFLVSGLMAAYVMLGFSSAGELAEETKNPRKVAPRTILSALAVSGLGGGLMLLGALMAAPSLTDGNLATGGLAYVITAKLASPAGTVLLCAVAVAVFVCTLAIQTAGSRLMFSMARDGKLPFARALSTVHPRFGTPMLPAVVFGAAGIALLVINLGNAAIFATLASVCIVMFYLAYLLVTAPMLRQRLRGWPEAGVEQGLFSLGRFGIAVNVGAVLWGIAMAINLAWPRPEIYTPQGGGWWLLWSAPLFVILSGAVGFVIYLRVSRQRAAVGDGSTEQASQPAVQPA, from the coding sequence ATGGCCACGACACTGACCCCACCCGATGCCGACAGCGCCGACCTGGCGGGATTCGGCTATCAGCCGGTCCTGCACCGCAAGCTGGGCCGCTACGCCTCGTTCGCGGCCGGATTCTCCTTCGTCTCGATCCTGACCACGATCTTCCAGTTCTTCGGGCTGGGATACTCCTTCGGCGGCGCGGCCTTCTTCTGGACGTGGCCGCTGGTGTTCGCCGGACAGTTCCTGGTGGCTTTGAATTTCGCCGAACTCGCCGCGCACTACCCGATTTCCGGATCCATCTACCAGTGGTCCCGCCGTCTGGCCGGTGATCTGGTCGGCTGGTTCGCGGGCTGGGCCATGATCATCGCGCAGATCGTCACGGCCGCCGCGGCCGCGATCGCGTTGCAGGTCGTGTTGCCGGCGGTGTGGAGCGGATTCCAGGTCCTCGGCGGTGATCCCGCCCTCACCTCGACCTCCGGCGCGGCGAACGCGGTGCTGCTGGGCAGTGCCCTGATGGTGCTGACCACGCTCATCAATGTGCTCGGGGTGAACGTCATGGCCCGGATCAACGCCATCGGCGTCACCATCGAAATCGTCGGTGTCGCCGCGGTGATCGGGCTGTTCTTCGCCGACGCCGAGCGCGGCCCGCAGGTCGTCTTCGATACCCAGGGCGCCGCGCCCGGCGGGTACCTGGCCGCGTTCCTGGTCTCCGGGCTGATGGCGGCGTACGTGATGCTCGGGTTCTCCTCCGCCGGCGAATTGGCCGAGGAGACCAAGAATCCGCGCAAGGTCGCGCCGCGCACCATCCTGTCGGCGCTCGCGGTCTCGGGCCTGGGCGGCGGGCTGATGCTGCTCGGTGCGCTGATGGCCGCACCGAGTCTCACCGACGGCAATCTGGCCACCGGCGGGCTGGCGTATGTCATCACCGCCAAGCTGGCCAGTCCGGCGGGCACGGTGCTGCTGTGCGCGGTGGCGGTCGCGGTGTTCGTCTGCACGCTGGCGATCCAGACTGCGGGATCGCGCCTGATGTTCTCCATGGCCCGGGACGGGAAACTGCCCTTCGCCCGCGCACTGTCGACCGTGCACCCGCGGTTCGGCACCCCGATGCTGCCCGCGGTCGTCTTCGGTGCGGCGGGCATCGCGCTGCTGGTGATCAACCTGGGTAACGCGGCGATCTTCGCGACGCTCGCCAGCGTGTGCATCGTCATGTTCTACCTGGCTTACCTGCTGGTCACCGCGCCGATGCTGCGGCAGCGGCTGCGCGGGTGGCCGGAAGCCGGTGTCGAGCAAGGCCTGTTCTCGCTGGGGCGCTTCGGTATCGCGGTGAACGTGGGCGCGGTGCTGTGGGGTATCGCGATGGCGATCAATCTGGCCTGGCCGCGGCCGGAGATCTACACGCCGCAGGGCGGTGGGTGGTGGCTGCTCTGGTCGGCGCCGTTGTTCGTGATCCTCAGTGGCGCGGTGGGTTTCGTGATCTACCTGCGGGTCAGCCGGCAGCGGGCCGCCGTCGGCGACGGCTCCACCGAGCAAGCGTCGCAACCCGCGGTACAGCCCGCATGA
- a CDS encoding MarR family winged helix-turn-helix transcriptional regulator, translated as MDLFDDPRLTVAGLLFEAQDGLLKKLEPAWKAGGLSGLDLNALLRLSRSPGRRLRMTDLARQTSLSTSGVTRLVDRLERAGLLRRELDPADRRSSYAVLTEAGEQRVTEVLPAYIAAIEQWFTGLLTPAQLDGLTSALRIIRDRVNPEATVRTD; from the coding sequence ATGGACCTCTTCGACGATCCTCGACTGACCGTCGCGGGCCTGCTGTTCGAGGCACAGGACGGTTTGCTGAAGAAGCTGGAGCCCGCATGGAAGGCGGGCGGACTGTCCGGCCTCGACCTGAATGCCCTGCTGCGCCTGAGTCGTTCGCCCGGACGACGGCTGCGCATGACCGATCTGGCACGTCAGACGTCGTTGTCCACCAGTGGCGTCACCCGCCTGGTGGACCGGCTCGAACGCGCCGGACTGCTGCGGCGGGAACTGGATCCAGCTGATCGCCGCAGCTCCTACGCGGTGCTCACCGAGGCCGGCGAACAACGGGTCACCGAAGTGCTGCCCGCCTATATCGCGGCCATCGAGCAGTGGTTCACCGGATTGCTGACCCCCGCGCAGTTGGACGGTTTGACCTCCGCGTTGCGGATCATCCGGGACCGGGTGAATCCGGAGGCGACGGTCCGGACCGATTGA